The nucleotide window GTCCGACTAGTACTATGGAACTGTCTCTTTCAGGACATCCCTAGTTTTGGACTTGGCCCGCTTTCGAGCGGGCATTTTTTTTGTCCCGCGCATCGGTGTGCCGTGCAACAGGAACCGGGGATGAACGACAGGTACGAGATTTTGCTGGGGCGGCCGCAGGTGCGTTACGAGGCGGCGGAGCGGGAGACCGATGCGAAGGCGGAACCACGCCAGGCATCCGGCTGGGAAGCCGCCGATGGCGCCGGTCCGGACCGCCTGTTCAACCGTTACCGCCGGCTGCGGCTCGATGCCTGGGCCGCCGCCGGTACCGATGCTACTCTTCGCTGCCCGGCAGCGCCCAGCGCAGGCCGCGCGTGATGACGGCGGGGCCCACGGTGAGATGGTCTTCCTCGGGAATCACATCGGCATCGACCTTCAGGCCCGGGTAATTGCGCGACTTCAGCGCCGCCTTGAAGGCGCGCATGTCGCGCACCAGGTCTTCGCGCTTGTTGAAGCGCGGCCCCGGCCGGATCGCTTCGTACTCGCCCACGGCCAGCAGCACATTGGCGCGGATATCCCTGCGGCTGGCCGCGACGGCCTTCTCGCGCTCGAACATCATGCGCCGGCCGAACCACAGCGACGGGCTGCCCAGCACGTAATTCTCGAACATCGCCCGTTCGCCGAACAGCATTTCCAGGCCCAGCAGCGAACCATATGAATGGCCGATGAAGGTCTTGCGGTGCATGTCGGCGCGGTAGTGCTTCGTCACGAACGGGAACACGTCGTTGGCGATGAAGCGGGCGAACGCGGCCGCCTCGCCGAACTTCGGTTCGCGGCCCGGCATGTCGGAGCGCACGTCGGGATCGTCGGGCGGGCCCGGCGTGTAGTCGCGGCGGCGGCTGTATTCCGGCGTATCGCCGTTCGCGTAGGACAGTCCCACCAGGATGAATTCGCCGATCGTGCGGCCCTTGCGGCCTGCGCGGCTGGCGATCGCGCGCGTCAGGGGAAAGGCGTAGGGAGCGTCCGTCACGAACACTACCGGGTAGCTGCGCCCGGAGCGGGCATACGACGGTGGCAGGCTCACATAGATCTGGTAATCGCGCTGCAGTTCGCGGGCGCGCACGGTGCGCACCTCGGTTCCTTCCAGCACATACGGCGCGCCCTCGAGCGCGATCGAGGCGCCCTGGGCCAGCGCGCCGCCGGCCACGAAGCAGCACGCGGCGGCGAGCGCGCGGAGAGGGTTCTTCATGTTGTCGGCAAGGCAAAAAAACCGATTATCGCCGAAATTCGCCGGAATGCGGGAT belongs to Pseudoduganella albidiflava and includes:
- a CDS encoding alpha/beta hydrolase, giving the protein MKNPLRALAAACCFVAGGALAQGASIALEGAPYVLEGTEVRTVRARELQRDYQIYVSLPPSYARSGRSYPVVFVTDAPYAFPLTRAIASRAGRKGRTIGEFILVGLSYANGDTPEYSRRRDYTPGPPDDPDVRSDMPGREPKFGEAAAFARFIANDVFPFVTKHYRADMHRKTFIGHSYGSLLGLEMLFGERAMFENYVLGSPSLWFGRRMMFEREKAVAASRRDIRANVLLAVGEYEAIRPGPRFNKREDLVRDMRAFKAALKSRNYPGLKVDADVIPEEDHLTVGPAVITRGLRWALPGSEE